The following are encoded together in the Variovorax sp. PBS-H4 genome:
- a CDS encoding threonine/serine dehydratase codes for MTGAATIDWRRDIEAAARRIDEHAPHFLRQTPLWKLPGRALGIEVPGVELWLKLEHLQAGGSFKARGMMNRLLANKIPASGAIVASGGNAGIATAAASQALGVHCEVFLPTVSPEAKRTKLRALGATVIVGGEVYADALAACLERQRESGALLTHAYDQAEVVAGAGTLGREIEEEGGLPDTVLVSVGGGGLIGGLAAWFEQRSRVVALEPERAPTLFRAREAGEPVDVDVGGVAADSLGARRIGAFAWDITQRHVRDALLLPDEAIRAAQLWLWKELKLAVEPAAALPLAALHTGAYAPREGEKICLIVCGANVDPAGLS; via the coding sequence GTGACCGGCGCTGCCACCATCGACTGGCGCCGCGACATCGAGGCGGCCGCTCGACGCATCGACGAACACGCCCCGCACTTCCTGCGCCAGACGCCGCTGTGGAAGCTGCCGGGCCGCGCGCTCGGCATCGAGGTGCCCGGGGTCGAGCTCTGGCTCAAGCTCGAGCATCTGCAGGCCGGCGGCAGCTTCAAGGCGCGCGGCATGATGAACCGGCTGCTCGCCAACAAGATTCCCGCCAGCGGTGCCATCGTGGCCTCCGGCGGCAATGCGGGCATCGCGACCGCCGCGGCGTCGCAGGCGCTGGGCGTGCATTGCGAGGTCTTCCTGCCCACCGTCTCGCCGGAAGCCAAGCGCACAAAGCTGCGCGCGCTCGGTGCCACGGTGATCGTGGGCGGCGAGGTGTACGCCGACGCGCTGGCCGCCTGCCTCGAGCGCCAACGCGAGAGCGGCGCGTTGCTGACCCATGCCTACGACCAGGCCGAAGTCGTGGCTGGCGCCGGCACGCTGGGGCGTGAGATCGAGGAAGAGGGCGGCCTGCCTGACACGGTGCTGGTCAGCGTGGGCGGCGGCGGCCTGATCGGCGGCCTCGCGGCCTGGTTCGAGCAGCGCAGCCGCGTGGTGGCGCTCGAACCCGAGCGTGCGCCCACGCTCTTTCGCGCTCGCGAGGCGGGCGAGCCTGTGGATGTGGACGTGGGCGGCGTGGCGGCCGATTCGCTGGGCGCACGCCGGATCGGCGCCTTCGCCTGGGACATCACGCAACGGCACGTGCGCGACGCGCTGCTGCTGCCCGACGAGGCGATCCGCGCCGCGCAGCTGTGGCTGTGGAAGGAGCTCAAGCTGGCGGTCGAGCCGGCCGCCGCCCTGCCGCTGGCCGCGCTCCACACGGGCGCCTATGCGCCGCGCGAGGGCGAGAAGATCTGCCTGATCGTCTGCGGCGCGAACGTGGACCCTGCGGGCCTGTCGTGA
- a CDS encoding VOC family protein has product MEAYLSFNGNAAEALAFYAKSLGGKILFSMTFGESPMGKDTPDSHKNKVMHATFEARGKQLMASDLPPGMAFDGYKGFSLSVQAKDVKEGEQLFNALSAGGKVTVPYAATFWSPGFGMLQDKFGVPWMVNVDQPQS; this is encoded by the coding sequence ATGGAAGCCTATCTATCCTTCAACGGAAACGCGGCCGAGGCGCTGGCGTTCTATGCCAAGAGCCTGGGCGGAAAGATCCTCTTCAGCATGACCTTCGGCGAGAGCCCGATGGGCAAGGACACACCGGACTCGCACAAGAACAAAGTCATGCATGCCACCTTCGAAGCGCGCGGCAAGCAGCTCATGGCCTCGGACCTGCCCCCCGGCATGGCCTTCGACGGCTACAAAGGCTTTTCGCTTTCGGTGCAGGCGAAGGACGTGAAGGAAGGCGAGCAGCTCTTCAACGCACTGTCCGCAGGCGGCAAGGTCACGGTTCCCTATGCCGCCACCTTCTGGTCGCCTGGCTTCGGCATGCTCCAGGACAAGTTCGGCGTGCCGTGGATGGTCAACGTCGACCAGCCGCAGAGCTGA